The following is a genomic window from Paenibacillus sp. FSL R5-0766.
GAACATTTGTACTTTCTTGGAGCTGTTAACGACTGCGTAGCGAAGCAAGCACGTCTTCCATATCTTGCGGAATCGGAGCTGAAAATTCAAGGTATTCTCCCGTTGTTGGATGCACAAATCCAAGAATGGCCGCATGAAGAGCCTGTCCTTGCATTTTGATGCCTTTATTCCGTCCATAAGTTGGATCTCCTACAAGCGGGTGACCGATAAATTTCATGTGAACCCGAATCTGGTGAGTACGTCCTGTCTCCAGTTTCAATTCCAGCAAGGTGTAATCATTAATCCGCTCTGTAACAGTAAAATGCGTAACGGCATGTTTACTGTTACGTTCTGTGACCGTATACATTTTACGGTCATTGGTATCTCGTCCAATCGGTGCATCAATGGTCCCTTGATCATGATTAAGATGACCATGAACAAGCGCAATATACCGTCTATTCACCGTATGTTCCTTCAACTGAGCAGCCAGTGATGCATGCGCACGATCGTTCTTGGCAGCCATAATCAGGCCAGATGTATCCTTATCGATACGATGCACAATACCAGGACGCAACTCCCCATTAATACCCGAGAGGTCTTTGCAGTGATGCATAAGTGCATTAACGAGGGTACCTGACGTATGTCCTGGTGCCGGATGCACCACAAGACCACGCTGTTTGTTGATCACGATCAGGTCGCTGTCTTCATATACCACTTCCAGCGGAATATCTTCGGCAATGATCTCCACAGCAGCTGGTTCTGGAATCTGTAGTTCAATCAGATCACCTTCGGATAACTTGGCATTGGCTTTGACTACAGCACCATTTACTGTAACCATCCCGTCTCCAATCCACAATTGAACCTGGGAGCGAGATACGTTATCCACAGCTTCCGTAATATATTTGTCAATTCGTTCTTTTTTATGTTCAGCGGCAACGGTCCATTCCATACGTTCATTGCCATTCATTAGTTCTTCGTCGTTGATCTGTTCCTTATTCGGATTACTCATGATGTTCATTCCCTTCAATCTTCGCGGCTGCTTTTTCGCGCCGTCCTTCAAGCAATGTCTCCACTATGATCAACCCTACACCGATGCAGATTGCCGAATCGGCGATGTTAAAAATGGGAAACGTATAACTTCCAAAATTAAGCTGTACAAAATCTACAACTTCTCCGGTCAATGCCCGGTCAAGGAAGTTGCCAATTGCTCCACCAAGCACCAAACTAAGCGCCACAGGCAGCAATTTGTGCGGGGTATCTTTTACCTTTTGCAAATACCAAATCAAGGCAACGACCACAATCAACGTAACCACAATAAAGAACCAACGCTGGTCTTGCAGAATGCCAAAAGCTGCTCCTGAGTTACGATGTGATGTGATGACAAAGAAATTGCCGATGACCGGAATCTCTTCTCTGAGTTCCATCCGGGTTGCAATCAGATACTTGGTTCCCTGATCCAATAAAAATACGATAAAAGCGAGGATATAATACACCACGTTTGTTTGTCACTCCGTTCTTGTCTTTTCCAAACGATACCAGGCTTACGCCAGACTTGTTTATTGTAGCACAGCTGTTTGGAAATCGTCCACGACGCGCTACATCAGCAATGCTTATGGCAAAAACGATAACATTTCCCTTCTGTAATCTTGCCCTTAATGGCACATCCTACAATAGAGTCAAAATCCGGATTCCAGCATGAAAGCAGAAAGGGGAAAATCATGTCACATTTTACTAACGAACAACTGCAATTTTTACGTTCCCAACTGATGTCCGATAAGCGCGATATTGAACATAGACTTTCGGAAAACGAGCATTATGGCCTTGGAGATTCCCTTAAGCTACAGACAGGTGAATTATCACCAATTGATAACCATCCTGGTGACATAGCCACGGAGGTGTATGAACGCGAGAAAGACATATCCCTGCTGGAACATGATGAATTCCAATTGGAACGAATTGATTCTGCACTGCACTCCATCGAAGAAGGACATTATGGTACATGTGCGGTCTGCCAGCAACCCATCCCTTATGAACGTATGGAAGCTGTTCCCTACACCAAATACTGCAAAAAACATCAACCGGAAACCGTTGTCTCCGAAAACCGTCCTGTAGAGGAAGAATTCCTTGCCCCGGCATTTGGTCGAACCAGTCTGGACGAGCGTGATGACCAAAATGGCTTCGATGGCGAGGATGCCTGGCAGATCGTTGAGAGCTGGGGCACATCGAACTCACCAGCCATGGCTGAAGGACGTGATATCGATAGCTATGATGTTATGGCGATTGAAGCAACCGATGAAGTGGAAGGCTGCGTTGAAGCGTACGAAAGCTTTGTTGCCACGGACATCTATGGTCATGACGTCTCCATCGTGCGCAATCGGCAATATCGCCAGTACCTGGAGAACCGTGAGGGCGAGGGTCTGTTAGAACCGGATATGGAGACGGATGACATGTACTAAATGCACTTTGATATCTTTCACCTTTAATCGCTGCTAATCGCTTAGTATGTGTTCATATCAAGCTGGCGCTGGACAATGCGCACAATATCAGCGATGTAATCTCCAACAATGGGAAGATTGAGCGCCCCAAGTAGCTGCAAAACGTAAATGATCGTTGCTGCAAAAAAGGTAAATCCAATCGCGATCCCCACACCTCGGGCGGCTCCAGACAACAGGTTAAGTCCAATCAATTTCCATGGCCTGTTCAGCAATTCTGTGTATTGCGCTATTCGTGAACGTTCCAGTTCATTCGCCAGACGGTTCGTCAGGGTATGTAACTCTTCAATTTTGTCATGGGAATTGAGATTATCTGATGTTGATTGTTGTGAAGTGGAGGCGGTTTGCTTGTCATGTTCGCTCATGTTTTGGTCAGTTCCTTTGATCAATATAGATTGACTGCACTATAGAATCATTGCCTTATTGCCTAAAAAACAAACGAGCCCAGATACAGGGAATATGTCCCTGCCACTGCGGCTCGTTTGTTTATACTCTATATTCTATCCCTGTTGAATGGGACATGCTCCGAATTACGCTTCGATGTAAATACCGATCGATTTGCCTCCGGCTTCAACGCGTTCCATGGACTCATTCGAACCAAATGTAACTTCGTTTACGAGAACATTTTCACGCAAGACATCATCAAACGCCTGAATAGCTTCCTGAAGGGATGCATCCACATCCAGTGTCAAACGTACTCTTTTCTCAATCGGCAGATCCAGACGTTTCCGGGTATCCTGCACAGCACGAACCACTTCACGGACCCAGCCTTCCTGTTCCAAGGCTGGCGTGATTTCGGTATTGAGTGCAACCGTCAGACCGTAACCCGATGCTGAAGCAAAACCAGATTTGGCCTGTTTATCAACCAATAATTCTTCGCTCGTCACTTGCAGCTCTTCGCCTTCCGGAGAAACGATGTTCAGCACACCCTCCGAAACCACTTTACGTGTCTCATCAGCCGACATTCCCTTGAAGAAGTTTTGCAGGAATCCTACGTTTTTACCGTATTTCTTACCTGCAACTTTCAGGTTCAACTTCAATGTAAAGTCAACGAATTCCGCATCATTATGCTCCGTACGGATTCCTTTTACATTGATCTCTTCCTTGATGATCTCTTCATAACTTGCCAGGTCAAACCCTTTATCGAGAGAAACAATCAATTCGGACAGCGGCTGACGTGTCTTGATACCTGTTTCGTTACGAACGTTACGGGCAAGTTCAACCACGCGGCGAGCCGTCTCCATATCCTGTTCCAGTCCTGCATCAATCAGCGCTTTATTAGCTACCGGATAGTCTTCCATGTGCACACTCTCGCCTGTTGCAAGGTTCAGATAGATATCTTCTGCAAGCATCGGTGTAAACGGAGCAACCAGTTTCGCAGTAGTCACCAACACCTCAGTCAATGTACGGTAAGCATCCAATTTATCCTCTGTCAGACCACTTCCCCAGAAACGGTCACGGGAACGACGGATATACCAGTTACTCAGTTCATCGACAAATGCTTCAATCGCTTTGGAAGAGTTCAGATAGTCGTTAACCAGCAACGCTTTTTCTACAACCAGGATCAGGCTGTTCAGTCTCGACAGAATCCAGCGATCCAGCTTGTGTGCGGACAGTTGGAACGGGTGCTCCTGTGGATCAAATCCATCAATGGTAGCATAAAGCGTCAGGAATGCATGGGTGTTGACCAGCGTATCCACCATTTTGGATTTTGCTTCCCCTACGATACCTTTGGAGAAACGTTTGCTGTTCCACGGTGCACTGTCAGACAACAAAGCCCAGCGGAATGCATCTGTACCGTATTCTTCAATCACTTCCCAAGGATCGATAACGTTACCTTTGGATTTGGACATCTTCTGTCCGTTCTCGTCAAGAACGTGTCCTGTAGCCATAACCGCTTTGTAAGGCGCTTTGCCTGTCAAAAGGGTGGAAACCGCCAGCAAGCTGTAGAACCAACCACGTGTCTGGTCAATTCCCTCACAGATCATATCCGCAGGATACTGCTGTTCGAATACTTCTTTATTTTCAAATGGATAGTGCTGCTGGGCAAACGGCATGGAGCCGCTGTCGAACCAGACATCGATCACTTCCGGTGTACGTTTCATTTCATATTTGCCACAAGAGCTCATGACTTTAACGTCATCCACATATGGTTTATGCAATTCAAGATTCTCAGGCACATCACCTACCGCACGAGCACGCAATTCTGCAATACTGTGTGGAGCAAATTGTTCGCCCGTCTCCTCGCACACCCAGATGTTCAGCGGAGTTCCCCAATAGCGATCACGGCTGATATTCCAATCCACCAGATCCTCAAGGAATTTCCCGAAGCGACCTTCACGAACGTGACCTGGGTACCAATCCACTTCACTGTTGTTGGCAATCAATTGGTCCTTGATGGCTGTTGTTTGGATAAACCAGCTGTCCATTGCATAGTACAGAAGCGGTGTATCACAACGCCAGCAGAACGGATAGCTGTGCTCATATTTTTCTTTGCTGAACAAACGTCCATGCTCAGACAGATATCGCACGATATCAATATCACAATCCTTCACGAAACGTCCGGCAAAGTCAGTCACTTCAGCGACAAATTTACCTTCCAGGTCCACCATGTTCACAAAGCTGATCCCATTCTCACGGCATACACGGTAGTCATCTTCACCATGGGCAGGAGCCATGTGTACGATACCCGTACCACTTGCATCCGTTACAAAGCCTGCACCCAGAATGATGTTAGCTTTCTCAGCCTGTACGTAGTTGAACGGAGGATCATACGTTTTGCCAACCAGGTCGGCACCTTTCAGTGCACCGATGATCTCATACTCACCCTTGGTATCTTTCATCACTTTTTCAACCAGATTGGTTGCCATGATGTACACTTCATCACCTTGACGAACACGGGAGTAGTCCATATCCGGATTCACGGCAAGTGCAACGTGTGAAGGCAGTGTCCAAGGTGTTGTCGTCCAAGCCAGTACAAATTCTCCGCTGTCATTCAGTTTGAATTTCGCTGTAGCACTCAGATCTTTGACGTCTTTGTACCCTTGTGCAACTTCATGGGAACTCAGTGTTGTCTGACATGATGGACAATACGGGCTCACACGGTGACCACGATACAACAGACCTTTCTCATGGATTGTCGCCAGGATGTTCCATACACTCTCGATGTAGTTGTTATCAAGGGTGATATATGGGTTATCCATATCCGTCCAGTATCCGATACCTTCTGTCAAATCACGCCATTGTTGCTCGTACTCGAATACGCTCGCTTTACATTCGTTAATGAATTTTTCCACGCCGTAATCTTCGATTTCCCACTTGTGGGAGATACCAAGCTTCTTCTGTACACCCAGCTCTACAGGCAGACCATGTGTATCCCAACCTGCTTTACGAACGACACGGTAACCCTTCATCGTGTTATACCGTCCAACAAAATCCTTGATTACGCGTCCCAGTACGTGACCGATATGCGGTTTACCGTTCGCTGTAGGCGGCCCTTCATAAAATACGAAGTTTGGCTTACCCTCCCGGTTTTCGATGGTTCTTTTGAATGTGTTCTCCGTTTTCCATTTATCTAACACGCGTAATTCTCTGGCACGTGCCTTCTCTTTGACGTCAACTCGTTGCATGATGATTATCTTCCCTTTCTTTGGTTGGATTGTGGACCGTCCACAAAAAGCGTTTCAATCCCCCTAAATCCCCCTTGCCAAGGGGGACCCCATAGGTGCTCGCCCTCTGGACACCCGGGATGGGTTGTCGTTGGTGGAACAGTGGCGCTTATGGGCGAGGGTTTATGTGCGTAGTGGCGGCCATTTTGCGGCTGTTCCCTGCGTGAACGCCGCATGGCCTTACCGCGAGGCGGGTGTTGCCGGGTGCTTCGCTTTCCCGGCGGGTGGCACTCTCCCTGAGGTCCCTTCGGGCCTCAGGGACGTTCGCCTTTTTTGGACACAAAAAAGCCCCGTCCCTGGAAAGGGACGAGGCTATACTCGCGTTACCACCCTAATTCTGTTCATCACAAACCACATCCAGGCAAGCCTGGGTATGCTCTGTCATCAACAGCGCTTATGCCCCGCTAAACTACTGCAGGGTGCCGTTATAACGTACGGCTTACGGTTCGGCTTACACACGGCAATCATAATCACCGCTTCAGCGTCACTTCTCCGGGGAGATATTCGGCTATAACTCATCCATTGGTTTGCACCAACCACCAACTCTCTGAGGGATGAGATCATAACGTACTGAACCCGTCATGGAATCACTATTCATTATGAATATAGTTATAGCCTCTTTGCAGACAAAAGTCAACCAGGCGACAGACTAATAAATTTCTTTCATCTCCCGCTCACGGTCACGCACTTCCTGCTCCCGGCTCTCCAGCACTTCCCAACCATCCTGAGTCAACAGTTCAAGCTGCGCTTCAACAAGCGTGCGGAAACGGGCTCGATAAATCGATGCCTGCTTTTTCAGTTCTTCCACTTCCAAAGCAATTTTACGCGATTTTCCCAACGATTCGTTCACGATCCGGTCTGCATTTTTCTCTGCTTCCTTCACGATCAACTGCGCTTCTTTCTTCGCATTACCCTTCACATCATCAGCAGCTTCCTGCGCAATGATGATCGTTTTGCTAAGCGTCTCTTCAATTGTAGAAAAATGATCCAGTTTCTCCTGAACGGACAGCAACTGATTGCTCAGCTCTTTGTTCTCGCGAATGACGCCTTCGTAATCTTTGATGACTTGATCCAGGAATTCATTGACTTCATCCTCGTCATACCCGCGCAAACGTCGGGAAAATTCCTTGTTGTGTATGTCCAGCGGCGTTAATGGCATGCTGTCCACCTCCTGTTAAAGTTCCTTCCCGTTCAGAGAAGGTTTGCAGCATATGGGTACCACCCAAGGGGCCGTATCGTTGATGCCTAACCTTGGCAACGAATACGGAATGCAGGATCAGAATTGCATCCTCCAACGTTCATGTAAAGCTTTGACTTAATGTTTATCGGATACACCGCGTATTTTCTACACCTTTATGATAAACATTTCGACAAGAAAGCGGATTTTCCTGCAACAGACTCAGGCAAATTTGCCGATTTTCACTCGGCAACGCCCTTTTTTGGTCATCCCATCCTGTTCCATAACCTTGAAACGGCCAAATCCCTGGATGGATACGACATCACCCGCTTTTAGCGATTTGGAGGGATCTTCCTCAACTTTCCAGTTCACACGGCAGCGACCAGCTTTGATTGGCACCAGCACTTTACTGCGACTAAGCCGATACACATCTGCGCAGATTCCATCCAAACGAAGAGAAGCGACCGTAATGTCCATCGTCTCCAGTTTACTCTCTGACCATCGCATCTGATCCAAAGGAAGTAACTCTGTGAACACATGTAACCGATGCACCTGATTCAGTTGAAGCGATAAAAAAGCGCCGGTTTCCGCCGCCACCACTGTATGGCAACCGTCCTCCAGCACTTGGATATCCCCGATCTTTCCACGTTTCATCCCAAGCCCGAGCAGGGAACCCATATAGTCCCCATGCTCCAGCTCCGAGATTTTCTGATCATCAGACGTAATACTGAGCACCTGCATACCCATATCCTCATCATCCAGATACATGTAATCAGGTGCAACCAGCGCACGCTTGCGTTCAGCAGCCTCGTAACCACCATCCAGACGAATCTGAACGTCGTTACGGCGATTGGCAAGAGTCTCTAAGATAAAAACCTGTCTTGGATCAAGAAAGTCAGTTAGCTTCATGTCATGATACTTACCCGCCTGCTCAACCCAATCCGAAGCCTTATCTACAAAATCCCGCTCATCATGGCTAAAATGTTCATAAATTTCACCGCTCATCTATGTCACCCTACCCTAATATGCAAAATACCGAAGTATGGAGATCAGCCCATTAAGCGCAAGTTGCAGAACGATCAGCGCCACAATCGGGGAAATATCCAGCACACCGAACAAAGGCGGTATAAATCGGCGAAACGGTCTTAGATATGGTTCCACTAATTTGCCCAGCCATTCACCGATGAAGCTTTCCCGCGCATTGGGAAGCCAAGACATCAATATGTAGACAATGACCATGTAAAAGTAAATCTGGTATAACGTGTACAACACGCTTTCAATCTGATACAAAAGTGGCTCACCTCATTCTGTTATAATCTTGCTCGCTGTCAGCCAGTATTTCCGTAATTGATCCCTGAATTTCAACCGTATCTGGCGTACAGAGAAAAATGTTTCCGCCGATTTTGGAAATACCGCCACCCAATGCATATACCGTGCCACTCAAAAAATCAATAACGCGCAGCGCTTGGTCCTGGCGAATTCGTTGCAGATTCACCACAACGGTACGATGCGAACGCAGATGGTCGGCAATTTCCTGAGCCTCGTCATAAGAACGCGGTTCATACAGGACAACTTTAACATTTTTCTGGGAATGAATGCTCACCACATTATTCCCCCTTTGGTTTCTACGTTTATCGAGACTGGAGGTTTCAGCTTCCTGATGTTCAGCCTCATTTTCCTCCTGCGCAGCCATTCGCTCACGTTCCACAATCTCTTCCTCTTCCTGAAGTCCGAGGAAATTCATAAATTTATTCATTACGCCCATCGTGAACCCTCCTCTTTTCCTACGAGAATCGATCCTAGCCGTACCCAGGTTGCACCTTCTTCAATGGCCACTTCAAAATCATTGGACATCCCCATCGACAGCTCAGTCAATGGCTCTGCTGTAAGGGCTTGTCCATTCAATTGATCTCTCAGCTCACGCAATCCACGAAATACGGGACGCGTCAGCTCCGGATCTTCCTCATGAGGTGCCATAGTCATCAGGCCGACGACCTTGAGATTGTTGAACGAACGAATATCACGCAAAAAAGAACTTGCCTGTTCAGGCTGTAAGCCATACTTGCTCTCTTCACCCGAAATATTCACCTGCAAAAACGTTTCCACTTGGATACCAAGTGAAGCTGCTTTTTTATCCAACTCCTTCGCCAATGACAAACGATCCAGTGAATGGATGTAACGAAACTTGCCAATCACGTCTTTCACCTTGTTCGTCTGCAAATGACCGATAAAATGCCAGGTACCCTGCTGACCAAAAGCTTCCCATTTGGCCTGTGCATCCTGCCACCGGTTTTCTCCAATATGCTCAAGACCATGATCCAGCACCGATCCCGTTGTTTCAAGTGAGACATATTTCGTGACCGCAATCACATTCACATCATCACGATGACGGTTACTGCGCCGACATGCGTCCTCGATCTTCTGATTTACCTGTTGTATACGCTCCTCCAATGACACAGAGGGTCACCTCTCTTCCAGCCCAATCCAGCTCGCCATCCGCCCTGTAACACCATTTTCCTTCCGATAGGAGAAAAATAGTTCGGGATGACAACTTGTACACCATGTTGTACATTCGATATGATCCGGCATTATTCCTGCTTTCATCATAATGTGTCGATTACATTCTTTCAAGTTTAACATCGTTTTTCCGTTATTCACGGCTCGATATGCTTGTTTAGAAGCAGAATCCTTGTATTTATCATTAACCGGGGAATCATCAAACCAAACCCGTACATGCTGCATGACCGCCTCATCCACTTCATAACAGCAATCCCCAATCGACGGACCGATTGCAGCTCGAATGTCCTGCCTACGGCTGCCATACTCCCGTTCCATCGTCTCTACCATGGATACAGCAATACCTGCGACTGTACCTTTCCAGCCGGCATGAGCAAGACCTACCGCCCGCTGCACAGGGTCATAGAAATAAAGCGGAACACAGTCTGCGTAAAAAGAAGTCAGCAACACACCGGGCACATTCGTGACCAATCCATCCGTATCCTGCAACGCAGATTCACGATCAAGTAATCCTCTGCTCCGATCTTCAGCGGTAATTACAGCTACATGTTTGCCATGCACCTGCTCTCCACAGGTCCATGCTTCTGCTGCAAAACCAAGCTTCTCGGTTACAAGCCTGCGGTTGTTAAGTACAACTCTAGGATCATCCCCCACATGATAAGCACAATTGAGCGTGGCATACGGAACTTTTCCAACTCCACCATGTCTCGTCGTAAACCCGACTGACAGCTGTTCAAATTGCTGTGTCCAAGGCTCAACATATAATAATAACGGATCAGGACCGAAATCTGAATTTGGGTTCTTGGTCCGTTCAAGTAATTCCTTATCCAATACAAAGGGTTCCATTATCTCACCTCACCACTTCCAGTGTACCAAATGAGCCACATTCTGTCTCATTTATATCGTTCGACGCTGATTACGTTCCGACCGTTCAATACGTTCCACACGCTCTATCCGGTTATGCTGCTGTTCATCATACAGGCGCGCTTCGCGATCACGCTCGTCGTACGTATTTTCCTTCACCTCATCCATCTTCACCAGAATCACATCTGAACCAATCTTCACAATGTTTCTCCAGGGAATCACCAGATCTGTCCCCCCGCCAAAAAGACCCATAAAACGGCTGTACCCTGGCACAACAATCGCTTCAATTCGTCCCTGCTTCAGATCCAGCTCCAAATCACTGATCTGACCGAGGCGTTTACCATCCGTAATGTTAATGACATCCTTTGTCTGAAAGTCCGAGATCTTCATGCCTCGTGCCGCTACTTCGCTCGTATTTACTTTCATTTATTTCCGCCCCCTGTTATTCCTCTTCTGCCCGTTCTTCACGCTTCTATACAATATATGTTTCAGGGGCGAAAAATGTCCTGTTTTTCACCGAATGTGGCAACGTTCCAAAACAAAAAAAACGACCAACGGTATACACTGCCCCGATTGATCGTCCTTCTGCTCTTGCATCGTGTTACGACTTTACATGTTTTTGCATCTGCTGTATCGCTGATTTCTCCAGACGTGAGACCTGAGCCTGGGAAATGCCAATTTCATCAGCCACTTCCATCTGGGTTTTCCCTTCGAAAAACCGCATCGACAAAATCATTTTTTCCCGCTGACCAAGACGATGCATCGCTTCACGGAGTGCAATTTCCTCGATCCATGACACATCCTTGTTTCTGTCATCGCTGATCTGATCCATAACATAGATCGGATCTCCACCATCATGATAAATCGGTTCGAAGAGTGAGACCGGGTCCTGAATGGCGTCCAATGCAAAAACAACATCTTCCTTCGGCACATTCAGTACTTCCGCAATTTCGAATATCGTCGGTTCCCGGGAATTTTTATTCGTCAGGCTGTCACGGACCTGAAGTGCTTTGTAAGCAATGTCCCTCAAGGAGCGAGATACCCGAATCGGGTTATTATCACGCAGGTATCGACGGATTTCACCGATAATCATCGGCACCGCGTAGGTTGAAAATTTGACATTCTGGGATAAATCAAAATTATCAATGGCTTTCATCAGGCCGATGCAACCAACCTGGAACAGATCATCGACAAACTCCCCCCGATTGTTAAAACGCTGAATGACACTGAGTACCAGACGCAGGTTGCCATTCACTAATTTCTCTCTTGCTGAGCGATCATGGTGTTGCTGAAGGGAATGAAACAATTCCCGCATTTCAGTGTTGGTGAGGACAGGCAATTTTGCGGTGTCCACGCCACAAATCTCGACTTTGTTTCGGGTCATCGTGATTTACCTCCCAAGGAGAAACATTAATGTACATTATCTCCGGGGCAGGCTTTTTTATTCGTACTTGGCACCCTTGCCAGTAATACCCATTCTGACCAAAGATGTATTTCAGACCATTTTATTGAACTCCTTGCGGAGTCTTTTAATGATTCTTTTTTCGAGTCGAGAGATGTAGGATTGGGAGATTCCGAGGAGATCGGCTACATCTTTTTGTGTCTTTTCTTCCCCATCCGTCAGGCCAAAACGAAGCTCCATAATCATTCGCTCGCGCTCCGTTAATTTTTCCAGTGCCTTGTGCAAAAGTTTCCGGTCTACCTGCTCTTCAATATTCCGATAGATTGTATCGTTTTCTGTACCCAGTACATCGGATAATAATAGCTCATTTCCATCCCAATCAATGTTGAGCGGTTCATCAAAAGAAACTTCAGTTCGGATCTTACTATTACGTCTCAAGTACATCAAAATTTCATTTTCGATACAACGTGATGCATAGGTTGCCAGTTTGATTTTCTTTTCCGGGTCAAATGTATTAACTGCCTTGATCAATCCGATGGCTCCAATGGAGACCAAATCTTCAATATTGATTCCTGTGTTTTCAAATTTGCGTGCAATGTACACCACCAGACGCAGATTGCGCTCAATAAGCATCGCGCGAATGGCCGAGTCTCCTGAGGATAATTTTTGCAGTAAAAACTCTTCTTCTTCCCTTGTCAATGGCGGCGGAAGTGCCTCACTTCCCCCAATATAATAGATCTCTTCGCTTTTGAGTCCCAATAAAAATAACAGACGGTAATATTGCAGCTGCGCCACCAGTTTCCATTTCACAAGCATGTACGTTCCTCCTATACCACATTCAGCGGCTTTTCTGTTGCTCCCGCAGAGAGAGCCGTAGACTGCGCAGAAGCAGCGTCTTGCACAAGTTCAGGATGAATCACGGCCTGGTATTTCCCATCCGACGACAAAACACCTCCATCCAGCCCAATAAGTACCCTTGTCGTCTCATAACATGTTTCCTCCATCGTCACCTTCACCCGGTCCGGCTTCATTGCCAGCATAAACGCAGTCCCTTTGTTAATGCCCCGATAAGGCACCAGCCGCAGTCGATCCTGCCACTGAAAACTTTCCTGATCCAGCTCCAGAATAAGGTTGTCCGGCGCCTCGTCCTTGAGTCTACCCTTCCATGAAGCGGGTAACAT
Proteins encoded in this region:
- a CDS encoding RluA family pseudouridine synthase, translating into MNIMSNPNKEQINDEELMNGNERMEWTVAAEHKKERIDKYITEAVDNVSRSQVQLWIGDGMVTVNGAVVKANAKLSEGDLIELQIPEPAAVEIIAEDIPLEVVYEDSDLIVINKQRGLVVHPAPGHTSGTLVNALMHHCKDLSGINGELRPGIVHRIDKDTSGLIMAAKNDRAHASLAAQLKEHTVNRRYIALVHGHLNHDQGTIDAPIGRDTNDRKMYTVTERNSKHAVTHFTVTERINDYTLLELKLETGRTHQIRVHMKFIGHPLVGDPTYGRNKGIKMQGQALHAAILGFVHPTTGEYLEFSAPIPQDMEDVLASLRSR
- a CDS encoding DivIVA domain-containing protein gives rise to the protein MPLTPLDIHNKEFSRRLRGYDEDEVNEFLDQVIKDYEGVIRENKELSNQLLSVQEKLDHFSTIEETLSKTIIIAQEAADDVKGNAKKEAQLIVKEAEKNADRIVNESLGKSRKIALEVEELKKQASIYRARFRTLVEAQLELLTQDGWEVLESREQEVRDREREMKEIY
- a CDS encoding DUF5665 domain-containing protein, with the translated sequence MSEHDKQTASTSQQSTSDNLNSHDKIEELHTLTNRLANELERSRIAQYTELLNRPWKLIGLNLLSGAARGVGIAIGFTFFAATIIYVLQLLGALNLPIVGDYIADIVRIVQRQLDMNTY
- a CDS encoding YlmH/Sll1252 family protein, with the protein product MSGEIYEHFSHDERDFVDKASDWVEQAGKYHDMKLTDFLDPRQVFILETLANRRNDVQIRLDGGYEAAERKRALVAPDYMYLDDEDMGMQVLSITSDDQKISELEHGDYMGSLLGLGMKRGKIGDIQVLEDGCHTVVAAETGAFLSLQLNQVHRLHVFTELLPLDQMRWSESKLETMDITVASLRLDGICADVYRLSRSKVLVPIKAGRCRVNWKVEEDPSKSLKAGDVVSIQGFGRFKVMEQDGMTKKGRCRVKIGKFA
- the lspA gene encoding signal peptidase II; protein product: MVYYILAFIVFLLDQGTKYLIATRMELREEIPVIGNFFVITSHRNSGAAFGILQDQRWFFIVVTLIVVVALIWYLQKVKDTPHKLLPVALSLVLGGAIGNFLDRALTGEVVDFVQLNFGSYTFPIFNIADSAICIGVGLIIVETLLEGRREKAAAKIEGNEHHE
- a CDS encoding TraR/DksA C4-type zinc finger protein, with translation MSHFTNEQLQFLRSQLMSDKRDIEHRLSENEHYGLGDSLKLQTGELSPIDNHPGDIATEVYEREKDISLLEHDEFQLERIDSALHSIEEGHYGTCAVCQQPIPYERMEAVPYTKYCKKHQPETVVSENRPVEEEFLAPAFGRTSLDERDDQNGFDGEDAWQIVESWGTSNSPAMAEGRDIDSYDVMAIEATDEVEGCVEAYESFVATDIYGHDVSIVRNRQYRQYLENREGEGLLEPDMETDDMY
- the ileS gene encoding isoleucine--tRNA ligase, which translates into the protein MQRVDVKEKARARELRVLDKWKTENTFKRTIENREGKPNFVFYEGPPTANGKPHIGHVLGRVIKDFVGRYNTMKGYRVVRKAGWDTHGLPVELGVQKKLGISHKWEIEDYGVEKFINECKASVFEYEQQWRDLTEGIGYWTDMDNPYITLDNNYIESVWNILATIHEKGLLYRGHRVSPYCPSCQTTLSSHEVAQGYKDVKDLSATAKFKLNDSGEFVLAWTTTPWTLPSHVALAVNPDMDYSRVRQGDEVYIMATNLVEKVMKDTKGEYEIIGALKGADLVGKTYDPPFNYVQAEKANIILGAGFVTDASGTGIVHMAPAHGEDDYRVCRENGISFVNMVDLEGKFVAEVTDFAGRFVKDCDIDIVRYLSEHGRLFSKEKYEHSYPFCWRCDTPLLYYAMDSWFIQTTAIKDQLIANNSEVDWYPGHVREGRFGKFLEDLVDWNISRDRYWGTPLNIWVCEETGEQFAPHSIAELRARAVGDVPENLELHKPYVDDVKVMSSCGKYEMKRTPEVIDVWFDSGSMPFAQQHYPFENKEVFEQQYPADMICEGIDQTRGWFYSLLAVSTLLTGKAPYKAVMATGHVLDENGQKMSKSKGNVIDPWEVIEEYGTDAFRWALLSDSAPWNSKRFSKGIVGEAKSKMVDTLVNTHAFLTLYATIDGFDPQEHPFQLSAHKLDRWILSRLNSLILVVEKALLVNDYLNSSKAIEAFVDELSNWYIRRSRDRFWGSGLTEDKLDAYRTLTEVLVTTAKLVAPFTPMLAEDIYLNLATGESVHMEDYPVANKALIDAGLEQDMETARRVVELARNVRNETGIKTRQPLSELIVSLDKGFDLASYEEIIKEEINVKGIRTEHNDAEFVDFTLKLNLKVAGKKYGKNVGFLQNFFKGMSADETRKVVSEGVLNIVSPEGEELQVTSEELLVDKQAKSGFASASGYGLTVALNTEITPALEQEGWVREVVRAVQDTRKRLDLPIEKRVRLTLDVDASLQEAIQAFDDVLRENVLVNEVTFGSNESMERVEAGGKSIGIYIEA